One window of Desulfarculus baarsii DSM 2075 genomic DNA carries:
- a CDS encoding pyridoxamine 5'-phosphate oxidase family protein: MLDEMRKFIRSRRNCVMATVDGDSPHCSLMSYLVEDDCRFIYVVSKINTKKYQSILKNPKVSLLIDDRASIAGGGQIGLGEVKALTIHGECFPLEDPGRAGSIKRLFSIRYPHLEGLLAEQDIAVLYIEVHDLRMMEGALKANYVNMD; the protein is encoded by the coding sequence ATGTTGGACGAGATGCGCAAATTCATACGCAGCCGCCGAAACTGCGTCATGGCCACCGTCGATGGCGACAGCCCCCACTGCTCTTTGATGAGCTACCTGGTGGAGGACGACTGCCGCTTCATCTACGTGGTCTCCAAAATCAACACCAAGAAGTATCAGAGTATATTAAAAAACCCCAAGGTCAGCCTGCTCATCGACGACCGGGCCAGCATCGCCGGCGGCGGGCAGATCGGCTTGGGCGAAGTGAAAGCCCTGACCATCCACGGCGAGTGCTTCCCCCTGGAAGACCCCGGCCGGGCCGGCTCGATCAAGCGGTTGTTTTCCATCCGCTATCCGCACCTGGAGGGCCTGCTGGCCGAACAGGACATCGCCGTGCTCTACATCGAGGTCCACGATCTGCGGATGATGGAAGGGGCGCTGAAGGCCAACTACGTCAACATGGATTAG
- a CDS encoding class II aldolase/adducin family protein — protein sequence MNPREQLVQVCRLAYQRGYMAASDGNVSLRLDDGNVLITPSGRSKAFIQPEDILCVDLEGGVISGQGKPSSEGQLHYLVYKERPDVAAVVHAHPPTATAFSLAGRHLDCRALPELMIHLGAAPTAPYATPTTADLPAAVKPYVAGCNAMLLAHHGSLTMAANLERAWALTEKLEHAAITLLAAEQLGGARPLAQHDLDRLTELGRSYGLRRDAAVQAPPPPLAQRLKVEHLPETTEFATAKRHPDARGMAHLIVDDRPLRRVCLLTLEPGKGFRGGHVHNRKTEGFYVAQGAAVLEAVCALSGEKTRLELGVGDLVWLPPGVAHRIWASQPLVFVELTDRPYDKNDDAPFNFEEA from the coding sequence TTGAACCCGCGTGAGCAACTGGTGCAGGTCTGCCGCCTGGCCTATCAGCGAGGCTACATGGCCGCCAGCGACGGCAACGTCTCGCTGCGCCTGGACGACGGCAACGTCTTGATCACCCCCAGCGGCCGCAGCAAGGCCTTCATCCAGCCCGAGGACATCCTCTGCGTCGACCTGGAGGGCGGGGTGATCAGCGGCCAAGGCAAACCCAGCAGCGAGGGCCAACTGCACTATCTAGTATATAAAGAGCGCCCCGACGTGGCCGCCGTGGTCCACGCCCATCCGCCCACGGCCACCGCCTTCAGCCTGGCCGGCCGCCATTTGGACTGCCGCGCGCTGCCCGAGTTGATGATCCACCTGGGGGCGGCGCCCACCGCGCCCTACGCCACGCCCACCACCGCCGACCTGCCGGCGGCGGTCAAACCCTACGTGGCCGGCTGCAACGCCATGCTTCTGGCCCACCACGGCTCGCTGACCATGGCCGCCAACCTGGAGCGGGCCTGGGCCCTGACCGAAAAGCTCGAACACGCCGCCATCACCCTTTTGGCCGCCGAACAACTGGGTGGGGCCCGGCCCCTGGCCCAGCATGATCTGGACCGGCTGACCGAGTTGGGCCGAAGCTACGGCCTGCGCCGCGACGCCGCCGTTCAAGCGCCGCCGCCGCCCCTGGCCCAGCGCCTGAAGGTGGAGCATCTGCCCGAGACCACGGAGTTCGCCACCGCCAAGCGTCACCCCGACGCCCGGGGCATGGCCCACCTCATCGTCGACGACAGGCCCCTGCGCCGGGTCTGCCTGTTGACGCTGGAGCCGGGCAAGGGCTTTCGCGGGGGGCATGTGCATAACCGCAAGACCGAGGGCTTTTACGTGGCCCAGGGCGCGGCCGTGCTGGAGGCCGTCTGCGCGCTCAGCGGCGAGAAAACGCGCCTGGAGTTGGGCGTGGGCGACCTGGTCTGGCTGCCGCCGGGCGTGGCCCACCGCATTTGGGCCAGCCAGCCGCTTGTGTTTGTGGAATTGACCGACAGGCCCTATGATAAAAACGACGACGCGCCCTTTAACTTCGAGGAGGCTTGA